The Gammaproteobacteria bacterium genome contains the following window.
TCTAAAAAAGAGGCGGATGCTCCTGCTTATAAATTTCTTTACGACGAGTCTTACTATTCTGGGAACATGAGTTATGGAGAACGCCAAAACTGGAAGAATTATTGGTCTAGTAAAGAAAACTCTGAAGCTTAGTATTTGAATCATAGAACAAATTTTCCTAATTTTTTAGCGCCAGAGATAATGGTGGATGTAGAAACAGCTTGTTTAGCTGCATTACCAGAGGCATCCGCTCCTCCCGCAAATGAACGCTCCATGACACCACTCACTTGATATCCAGCGATACTCATTAAACTTAAAAAGAACATCGGCGCAATGACGTATAAAACCGTAAAAAATGTAGAAAGTGCTGAATTTTGAAAAAAGCGTGCACCAGGTATTGCAGGATTCGATAAGCTTTCTAACAATGCACTTTCAAACCATTGCAACATTTCCCAAATGAAGTTACAGAAAGTCACTGAAAACAAAAGAATCGCAAGCGTAAAAAATACGCGAAACCGATACCGGCCTAGCACCAAAACAAGCGGCATGAACATCACAATGAACATGTATAGAAAAGCTTGCATCATGGGATAAATTTCTGAAATGGCGGCACGTTGTCCTGGCATTGTGGTATAACGATTTTTTAACTGTCCAAGATCAACGAGCATTCCTGAAAGAGAACCGATAAAACCTTGATTCGCATCCAGACTAGAATTTTTCACACTACGTGCGCCATCGGAATTCACGGATGCATATAAGGTTTGACGTGCGATGAAATCATCTTTGCTTAAATTATTTCCCCACGTATGATTAGAGCGAGAGATATAATTCCCCACATCCTCTGAAAAGGAAGGCGCTCCTAGAAAACTACTACTGGGCGTTTGTGCATCCGTTTCATCCACAATACGATGTTGAATCCCATAGGTGCTATCACTCCACCATTGCTGACATGTTGGATAACCATCGGTCGGAGTATTCATTTCCCCTTTTTCAACAGCATCATCCACATATTGCGAAGGAAATTGACTGTACGGAAAGCCTGCCACAGGTTTATTCGGAGTTAACTTAGAATAATAAAGTGATTGATAAACATGTGATCCAATCCATTGTAAATCGGATTCACCACCATTAGCTTCCATCGTTGATTGATAACTCGAACTGCTCGGTTGCTGCGTTTGAAATTGATTATTGGCACGCTGATAACATTCACTATTAAACCGTTTAATTTGCTCCGATAAATCATTAGAGAAATGCGACAAGCTCATTTGATTCATCATATCAACCATATTGGTTTCGCAAGGAATGCTCCATTCAATCAGCCCATTTGTAAGTCCCGAGG
Protein-coding sequences here:
- a CDS encoding conjugal transfer protein TraG N-terminal domain-containing protein translates to MLVNNPLELYSVYIGWREYDYIFSGLYQIGLTLLPFLMLIFENITQPFEQPFGDAADTSLRRVSIELFFMAVIFMVCVYPNWPLQMSDIQYKPHCSTTGSVSTPGNSGTTYDSVFDNATSSGEAVYMPPVFALVLSVSSGLTNGLIEWSIPCETNMVDMMNQMSLSHFSNDLSEQIKRFNSECYQRANNQFQTQQPSSSSYQSTMEANGGESDLQWIGSHVYQSLYYSKLTPNKPVAGFPYSQFPSQYVDDAVEKGEMNTPTDGYPTCQQWWSDSTYGIQHRIVDETDAQTPSSSFLGAPSFSEDVGNYISRSNHTWGNNLSKDDFIARQTLYASVNSDGARSVKNSSLDANQGFIGSLSGMLVDLGQLKNRYTTMPGQRAAISEIYPMMQAFLYMFIVMFMPLVLVLGRYRFRVFFTLAILLFSVTFCNFIWEMLQWFESALLESLSNPAIPGARFFQNSALSTFFTVLYVIAPMFFLSLMSIAGYQVSGVMERSFAGGADASGNAAKQAVSTSTIISGAKKLGKFVL